AAGCGCGGTACTGATAGTTAAGCAGTATAAGGAAATCACCTACTTGATTGCATTTAGTGTTGACGTTTATTACTATAAAGTATCGAGAAGGAAAAGTCAACTATGTTGAATCCCAAGACAAGCCAAAATAAAACAAAAGATTATTAATTACTCAACTGCCCCAATTACCGAATCAGCCTATGGCTAATATTGGTAATTGGGGCGTTTCGTAATTAATCGCCTTATATCCCGACACCAAACTGAGTACAGTTATGGTGCCAGGCTAAGGCGCGAAAGCTAACATAATCCTGGGTTGGGGGGACGCGCTTTTGGGGCGCAAGGCCTTGCGCCCCTACAAATAGAAGAATATCTATTGTTGGAAACTCTCGATATAAGATTTAATCGTGGGTATCCCTGTCATCTTTTCATAGAAGAAATTGTTGACAATTTTCATCAGTTCTGCTTGGGCTACATCGACTTCGGCACCGAGGGGAGTCCCAGCTTTTTGTCGAGACAGACTGCGATGTAGGCGCAGCAGTTGACGCACAATCTCTAACTCTTCTTCACCTTCCAAGACCTTGACGACCGCTAGGATCAGTTCATCCATCTGATTGAGAATGCTGTCGATATCAAAAACACTATTGTTTTCGCTGGCTTCTTGGACAGTTCCCACTAGGGCGTGGACTTGATAAAGTAGTGCGGTGGGTTCATCGAACAATTCACGCAAAAAGGCTGCTTCTTCATAACGCCCATTCAGTCGGAAGATGTTGTATAGGCGTTTAGCTACTTTGCCGTAGTTGAGGTGATTAGCTTTGACATATTTTTTAACTTCACCCTCCAATCGCTCCATATAAGTATCCATGACATCAGGAGAAACCTGCTTCGCCAGCTTGGAAAATAAAGGTGCAGAGCTAGCGTCTAGGTAAACCTCCTGGAAGTAGCCGTCGAGATAGCCGTCCAGTGCAGTGATCGTACCATCTGGAGCTTCCCAAGTCACATCCAATACATTGCTGGCGTTGGACAACTGACCGCGTATCTTGTCGGCGATAATCCACTCCAACTTGTACCAACCGGGGTCGTGTGATACTGAATCCCAGGTTATGATAATAGGATTGCCGTCAAGGTCGAACGCCTCGATCTGACCGGCTATAACTTCATGAGGTAGCCACCTAATTGGTGTACCAGCCCTCCGGGTACGTTCCTCCCGAATCACCTTCTGGGGGTAGCTACCAAACGTGACATCAATTAACTGGTAATTTGGGCCAGATAAGGTGTTGAGCGCCTTGTCACGCATCACTTTGGTAAGAATCTCGCAGGCTTCGGCGCGGGTGGGTGCAATGATATTTACTCGCTCGAAGTAGTCACAGTCCCCAGGGTAGGCTTGTATCTTCGATTGGGCTGCTGAACCAGAAAGCGCCAATGCAGTTTCTACGACACCAGGAATATCATCAAATTCGACAATTCTCCCAATGGCTCGAAAGTATGCTAACTGTTGCGGGTCAAAATCCAACATGGTGACTTTGTGCCCAAAAACACCAGTTTCTTGATCGACAACAATATCGCTATCGCCTGTCGATTCGGCTATCGTCTTCATCCAGCGTTCTAATTCTTGCTCATTGAGTTGAACCCCTAGACGATTAGCAGATTCGACGATGCGTTGATATGCTTCTACATTTTCGCCTTCTAGTTTGCTCATGGTATATTCCTTGTTAAGTTTTGTGATTGTAGTTTACAGATAATTGCAAACAAATTGAATTTCGCCCTGATGATAAAAAATATTGATTGCATTAAAGTCATAAACATAAATAGTACTTTATTAAGGTGAAAATGGCAAGGGGTAAGGGGGAACGAAAACACTTTCAACCCTTTTTATTTAAACTTTCGCCTATCTTAATTTCCATCTGACAATTTAATTTTTTGCGGGATTGTCACAAACAAATTGATTATCAATACAAAATTTAACATATTAATATATATAGCAATACTAAATCAATGACAGATGACAAATGACAAATGACAAATGACAAATGACAAATGACCAATGACCAATGACAAATGACAAATGACAAATGACCAATGACCAATGACAAATGACAAATGACAAATGACCAATGACCAATGACAAATGACAAATGACAAATGACAAATGACAAAATAAATCAGAGTAAATCATTGATGGAAAATAGCCGTTGACGATCTAATTCTTGCAGCCGGAGTTTTTCTGTATAGAATGCCTGATAATATGATTGCCATCGCTCTGGTTCTGTGTATGGATCGGTTTGCTCCCACAGTTCCAAAAAATGGCGATAGCGCTTTTCTCTAAACACTCTTTCCATACAAGCAATCGCAGCTTGGACAACGTGAGGTGTGCGTAGTATGTCTTTCTGATGTTTCTCACTCAGATGAAACAAATGGGAAATTAATTCCAAGTCCTCAACTAATTCTAGATATATATTTTGCAAATTTGAGATTAAATCTAATTGCTCAACCGTTGATTCTAAAATGTTTTGCCACAAAAAGCGATGATGGGAAAGACTAAATTCTAAATTTCGCGCCTCTAGTTCGTCCATAATCGCTTGACGCTGTTCGGGACAATGAAGATAAATCCGCAGTAATAACCCCTCTGCTTGTTCTAAAAGACTGCGATCGCGAGGAAGTGCTGGAGATTGACGAGCAAGATAATTCTTGACATTAGCTGTGATTGCTTTTTGTTGTCTGGTAACGGATACACCACCAGCCAGTTGAGTTTCTAAATTCTCTTCTCGCAAACGCACAAGTCCAGCATCGCCTAAGCTCAGGATTTGGGCACAGTAGGCGACATATGATTTACGTGCTTCGTTGGCTTCTATTCGCTTCAGCAATTTTACCATCTGTTGCATAACTTGCTGAAATTCGGTAGCCTGTTTTAAATCACGATCTTGAATAATTTGCTCAATCTGCCAATTTAGCCACAGTGGCGCATTTGCTAAAAGTTGCCGATAGTCTTCTGTTGTGTGAGTATGCAAGTACTCATCAGCATCTTTACCATCGGGAATGTTGAGAATTTTTAGCTGCACTTCGCCCTTATATGCTAGTTCGGCAATTTCTCCAATCGCCCGTTCTGCAGCATTTGTCCCAGCTTTATCAGCGTCAAAGTTGAGGACTAATTGTTTAGATTCACTATAACGTAATACTAGCTTGACTTGTTCCAAACTTAAAGCAGTACCCAGGGAAGCAACGGCATTATTGATACCAGCAGCATGGAGGGCGATCGCATCAAAATATCCCTCGACCACCACAGCTTGATCAAGTTGGGAAATTCCGGCTTTGGCTTGATCCAGAGCAAATAATGTTTTACCCTTACTAAATAGTTCCGTTTCCGGTGAATTTAGATACTTGGGTTGCTCATCAGTCAGAGTTCTACCACCAAAAGCAATGACACGCCCTTGGACATCACGAATGGGAATCATCAGGCGATCGCGAAACACATCATAATAACCGCCCCCTTCCTTGCGTGGTTTAATCAATCCCGCTTTTTCGACCAATTGCGCTGGATAGTGTTTAGTTTCTACCAGATAGCGCGAAAGGGTTTCCCAACTTGCGGGTGCATAACCTAAGCCAAATTGCTGTATTGTTTCCTCTTTGAGTAGGCGATCGCTACCAAGATACTGTAAAGCCTTCTGTCCTTGAGATTGTCTCAAAGCATGTTGATAAAAGTTTGCCGTTGTTGCCAAAACTTCATATAATTGTTCACGTAAAGACAGTTGACGCTGTAATTCTTGCCTTTGTTCAGGTTCCAGGGTTTGCACAGGTACTTGGTAACGTCTTGCTAAATCCAGCACCACTTCCGCAAAGGAGCGCTTCCCCAAGTCCATCAAAAATTTTATCGCATTTCCCCCAGCCTGACACCCGAAGCAATAATACATTTGCTTAGTCTGACTGACGGTAAAGCTAGGAGTTTTTTCATCGTGGAAAGGACAAGAACCCACAAAATCCTTGCCTCGTCTACGTAAAACAACGTATTCTGATATGACATCCACGATATCAGCACGTTGTTTAATTTCCTCAATTGTATCAGGGTGCAAGCGGGGAATTTGCATGTTAATCAAAGCACTTTGCGCGGGATTTTTCAGTTGTCATTGGTCATTGGTCATTGGTCATTGGTCATTTGTCATTTGTCATTTGTCATTTGTCATTTGTCAGTTGTCATTAGTCATTACTCATTACTCATTACTCATTACTCTTTGTCATTTGTCCGCTCCCCAATCCCCAATCCCTGGTCACTGAGCGGAGCCGTTCGCGTAGCGTCTCGCAGAGAAGTGCAATCCCCAGTAAAGGACTTCTGATGGCTATTATATTCTTGTTGCCAAAATCAGAATGATATATAGAATTACTTCAGCTTCAATTCATCAGAGGAAATACTTAAAATGGGACGTATTTTTATTTCAGCCGCTCACGGAGGCAAAGAAGCTGGAAGAATAGATCCAGGTGCGATCGCGGGTGGTACAACCGAGGCGAAAGAAATGATTCTGCTGCGAGATTTGATTGTAACCGAAATGCGGGCGCGTAATTTTGAAATTTTATCAGTTCCCGATGACCTAAGTGCTGCCCAAACTATTAACTGGATCAATTCTCGCGATCGTCAGGGTGATATAGCCCTAGAAATTCAGTGTGATGCTGCTAACAGTCCTACTGTGCGGGGGGCTAGCGTTTTTTATATAGCCAACAATAATCAGCGCAAAAGCAATGGCGAACTAATGCTAGTGGGACTTTTGCGCCGGGTACCTCAATTACCTAATCGGGGAGTCAAGCCAGATACAGATAGTGGCTTGGGTAGTTTAATTTTCTGTCGTCAGACAGCACCACCTTCTTTGTCATTACAAGTCGGTTTTCTCACCAGTCCAGAGGATCGCGCTTTACTACAAAATCGTCGCCGTGATTTTG
The Gloeotrichia echinulata CP02 DNA segment above includes these coding regions:
- the dnaG gene encoding DNA primase; the protein is MQIPRLHPDTIEEIKQRADIVDVISEYVVLRRRGKDFVGSCPFHDEKTPSFTVSQTKQMYYCFGCQAGGNAIKFLMDLGKRSFAEVVLDLARRYQVPVQTLEPEQRQELQRQLSLREQLYEVLATTANFYQHALRQSQGQKALQYLGSDRLLKEETIQQFGLGYAPASWETLSRYLVETKHYPAQLVEKAGLIKPRKEGGGYYDVFRDRLMIPIRDVQGRVIAFGGRTLTDEQPKYLNSPETELFSKGKTLFALDQAKAGISQLDQAVVVEGYFDAIALHAAGINNAVASLGTALSLEQVKLVLRYSESKQLVLNFDADKAGTNAAERAIGEIAELAYKGEVQLKILNIPDGKDADEYLHTHTTEDYRQLLANAPLWLNWQIEQIIQDRDLKQATEFQQVMQQMVKLLKRIEANEARKSYVAYCAQILSLGDAGLVRLREENLETQLAGGVSVTRQQKAITANVKNYLARQSPALPRDRSLLEQAEGLLLRIYLHCPEQRQAIMDELEARNLEFSLSHHRFLWQNILESTVEQLDLISNLQNIYLELVEDLELISHLFHLSEKHQKDILRTPHVVQAAIACMERVFREKRYRHFLELWEQTDPYTEPERWQSYYQAFYTEKLRLQELDRQRLFSINDLL